In one window of Branchiostoma lanceolatum isolate klBraLanc5 chromosome 15, klBraLanc5.hap2, whole genome shotgun sequence DNA:
- the LOC136421113 gene encoding phospholipid phosphatase 1-like, with product MAACSAKCVGLVITCIVCFVLVSLPTAFVFILGVWEPRRQGFFCGDESISLPYASDTVSLEALWGLILGGAVLVALAEGYIAKVKASFSLKVLKVVLHMHVFRIHLQRRGLNRSSIFVNCIICAGMLLFVTVAELSAGDIMKLSMGNLRPHFLAVCKVPYTSIIVIIISVRAYAYTDMSAVRVMKLSMGNLRPHFLAVCKVNASFTCTPGIYVTDDVCTGDADVIKEARKSFPSGHSEIAGCLAAYVALYLQYRVRNKSWVLPRLVVQVGLVMGCLYIMASRVADHMHHLADVIGGVVIGAAFGAFGMWVTKELTKTDKKKARQDKEAVDVEAVEL from the exons ATGGCAGCCTGCTCAGCGAAATGTGTCGGTTTAGTGATAACCTGTATCGTATGCTTCGTCCTCGTGTCACTTCCGACAGCCTTCGTGTTCATCCTGGGTGTTTGGGAACCCAGACGACAGGGTTTCTTCTGCGGGGACGAAAGCATTTCCCTGCCGTATGCCAGCGACACCGTCTCGCTTGAGGCACTGTGGGGATTGATATTAGGAGGGGCTGTTCTCGTCGCTCTTGCGGAAGGTTACATTGCAAAGGTAAAAGCAAGTTTTAGCTTAAAGGTTTTAAAAGTAGTCCTC CACATGCATGTTTTTCGAATACATTTACAGAGGAGGGGACTAAATCGATCTTCCATTTTCGTCAACTGTATAATCTGCGCGGGGATGCTGCTTTTCGTCACGGTGGCAGAATTGTCGGCGGGGGATATCATGAAGCTGTCCATGGGAAATCTTCGCCCACACTTTTTGGCAGTGTGTAAGGTACCGTATACTagtatcatcgtcatcattatcaGTGTACGGGCTTACGCATATACAGATATGTCGGCGGTGCGTGTCATGAAGCTGTCCATGGGAAATCTTCGTCCACACTTTTTGGCAGTGTGTAAG GTCAATGCTTCGTTCACCTGCACACCCGGTATCTACGTCACAGATGACGTCTGCACAGGTGatgctgacgtcatcaaggaAGCCAGGAAGTCCTTTCCATCCGGGCACTCTGAAATAGCCGGCTGCCTGGCTGCTTACGTGGCGCTGTACCTGCAATATCGTGTCCGGAACAAGAGCTGGGTCCTGCCGAGGCTGGTGGTGCAAGTTGGGTTAGTGATGGGCTGTCTGTACATCATGGCCAGTAGGGTGGCCGATCACATGCACCACCTGGCGGATGTTATCGGAGGTGTAGTTATCGGAGCTGCATTTGGGGCTTTTGGGATGTGGGTGACCAAAGAGCTTAccaaaactgacaaaaaaaagGCTCGTCAGGACAAGGAAGCTGTAGATGTAGAAGCTGTAGAACTGTAG
- the LOC136420800 gene encoding phospholipid phosphatase 1-like has translation MAACGSARCTCLVVTCIVCYVLVSLPLVFGLLGVWEPRRQGFFCGDESISLPYTRDTVSLESMLGVSLGGAVLVALAEGFCAKRRGLKRSAIFVNSLICAGMLLFVMAAGMSAVFVMKLSMGNLRPHFLAVCKVNATFTCSPGSYVTDDVCTGDVDVIRNARSSFPSGHAGLAGCLAAYVVLYLHDRVRNKSWVLPRLVVQVGLVLGCLFIMGSRVADHQHRLADVIGGAVIGVAFGAVGMWVTKDLTKTTGKRGVRQDTDIRFSAGRESVNERSAMSSM, from the exons ATGGCAGCCTGCGGCTCAGCAAGATGTACCTGTCTCGTGGTGACCTGTATCGTATGCTACGTCCTGGTGTCACTTCCGCTGGTCTTCGGGCTCCTGGGCGTTTGGGAGCCGAGACGACAGGGTTTCTTCTGCGGGGATGAAAGCATTTCCCTGCCGTATACCAGGGACACCGTCTCGCTTGAATCGATGCTGGGTGTGTCGTTAGGGGGCGCTGTTCTAGTCGCTCTTGCCGAAGGATTCTGTGCAAAG AGGAGGGGGCTGAAGCGGTCTGCCATTTTCGTGAACAGTTTGATCTGCGCGGGGATGCTGCTTTTCGTCATGGCAGCAGGAATGTCGGCGGTGTTTGTCATGAAGCTGTCCATGGGAAATCTTCGTCCACACTTTTTGGCAGTGTGTAAG GTCAATGCTACGTTCACCTGTTCGCCTGGTTCCTACGTCACAGATGACGTCTGCACAGGTGATGTCGACGTCATCAGAAACGCCAGGTCGTCCTTTCCATCCGGACATGCTGGATTAGCCGGCTGCCTGGCTGCTTACGTAGTGCTGTACCTGCACGATCGTGTCCGGAACAAGAGCTGGGTCCTACCGAGGCTGGTGGTGCAAGTTGGGTTAGTCTTAGGCTGTCTGTTCATCATGGGCAGTAGGGTGGCCGATCATCAGCACCGCCTGGCGGATGTGATTGGAGGTGCAGTTATCGGAGTTGCATTTGGTGCTGTTGGGATGTGGGTGACCAAAGATCTTACCAAAACAACTGGCAAGAGAGGGGTTCGTCAGGACACTGATATTCGCTTTTCAGCAGGACGGGAGAGTGTAAACGAACGATCAGCGATGTCCAGCATGTAA
- the LOC136420796 gene encoding uncharacterized protein: protein MLALRQLYCTEYVCALRSPDKEVGLEKTRHRRLMASKMFFYTGSVLLLLALGGSTVESLSEQTCLQYAEDGNCDFYTECLEDKYTCGAKGYPVGYGHRYCTKFSTYYNDFNAEGKAWIDDVRKCLMKALVPIYKSNSYTCDEVKTLAFTSHPTCYTESGDRFCKVFWTNKQALWDVFEADDFLGEDSALAIEQILMTGLQCLCDYGVADEIHQVVDATSDAWTKVLDFTTQLWREDPKEAIQSDCEAKALQGDCDFYNCLERRHPCGLKGFASREGRLLCERLKEKKGLFNTQGQSWVTDFTKCLTRSLLPKYRDLSISCRHIHNFGYRAQDSCFIDTGVCDLVEDNQNEFALWYISDVVEDSRFQLELSTILCRCNKYEGGSRYKLKYSSEHGIYLKQKAPVVDQTSPADLPCTSQGGKCQDYSVRPCLAGYETSKCGGNALRRCCLHCDSSCQANHQTWSAGDSGCSNAGGQCKMDSNYCHGQYQTGMCGGPAERKCCVPGPGGSSSGSGDSGSTGGASGNYGNIMNVDTTGASQTTANQDGLNYNGVPASQQLARNDLSRLNNYKSQIEEATTAKNMDPAVIAAIISRESRAGNALDANGYGDHGNGFGLMQVDIRYHTIVGGPYSTEHIKQGTQILIDTINCVKNKHSDWTAEMALKGGISGYNAGCGNVQTYAGMDVGTTGGDYANDVVARAQWLRGQGFGQGTSTAGSSCTVRPYSNTRFVGDPIHVEDGFRDSMDKINTAATECNVRVYITQSWRKVGVPITGAIVTPSSRSNHFVGHAIDMNVQRPDGTLCNSSCLRGQSDSDATCFIGKVQAAGLTWGGVWSTPDPVHIDDRLNLNTAVYDTMVDRLQRACQHIPMT from the exons ATGTTGGCACTGCGCCAGCTCTATTGTACTGAGTACGTGTGTGCGCTCAGGTCCCCCGACAAGGAAGTGGGGTTGGAAAAAACAAGACACCGCCGTTTAATGGCGTCTAAGATGTTCTTTTACACCGGATCTGTGCTTCTGCTGCTCGCTCTTGGAGGCTCTACAGTCG AGTCGCTCTCTGAGCAGACGTGTCTGCAGTACGCAGAAGACGGAAACTGTGATTTCTACACGGAGTGTTTAGAAGATAAATACACATGCGGAGCGAAGGGCTACCCTGTCGGCTACGGACATCGGTACTGTACCAAGTTCAGTACATACTACAACGACTTCAATGCTGAG GGGAAGGCATGGATAGACGATGTCCGCAAGTGCCTCATGAAGGCTCTCGTGCCCATATACAAGTCCAACTCCTACACCTGTGATGAAGTGAAGACCTTGGCCTTCACCTCTCACCCGACCTGCTACACAGAGAGTGGGGACAGGTTCTGCAAGGTCTTCTGGACAAACAAGCAAGCGCTGTGGGATGTGTTTGAAGCTGACGACTTTCTTGGAGAAGACAGTGCCTTGGCTATAGAACAA ATCCTGATGACCGGACTCCAGTGCTTGTGTGACTATGGGGTGGCAGATGAGATACACCAGGTTGTGGACGCGACCAGCGATGCCTGGACCAAAGTCCTGGATTTCACAACTCAACTTTGGCGAGAGGATCCAAAAGAGG CAATCCAGTCTGACTGTGAGGCCAAGGCACTACAAGGCGATTGTGACTTCTACAACTGTCTGGAGCGGCGCCACCCGTGTGGCTTAAAGGGGTTCGCATCACGGGAGGGCCGTCTGTTGTGCGAGAGACTCAAGGAGAAGAAAGGACTGTTTAACACACAG GGCCAATCGTGGGTAACAGACTTCACCAAGTGCCTGACACGTTCGCTGCTGCCGAAGTACAGAGACTTGTCAATCTCCTGCAGGCACATCCATAACTTCGGGTACCGGGCTCAGGACAGCTGTTTCATAGACACCGGAGTCTGTGACCTTGTGGAGGACAACCAG AATGAGTTTGCTCTCTGGTACATCTCTGATGTGGTTGAGGACAGCCGGTTCCAGCTAGAGCTGTCCACCATCTTGTGTCGCTGTAACAAGTATGAGGGAGGAAGTCGCTACAAGCTCAAGTACAGCAGCGAGCACGGCATCTACTTAAAACAGAAAGCACCGG TCGTAGACCAGACATCTCCTGCGGACTTGCCGTGCACCAGTCAGGGAGGGAAGTGTCAGGACTACTCTGTACGGCCGTGTCTAGCAGGGTATGAGACCAGCAAGTGTGGTGGTAACGCATTAAGAAGATGCTGCCTTCATTGTGACTCTTCAT GTCAAGCCAACCACCAGACGTGGTCTGCAGGAGACAGCGGCTGTTCTAACGCGGGGGGTCAGTGTAAGATGGACAGTAACTACTGTCACGGTCAGTACCAGACTGGGATGTGTGGAGGGCCCGCTGAGAGGAAGTGTTGTGTCCCAG GTCCTGGTGGTAGTTCCTCAGGATCAG GTGATTCCGGTTCAACAGGAGGTGCTTCTG GAAACTATGGAAACATCATGAATGTGGACACGACAGGAGCCTCACAGACAACTGCGAATCAAGATGGCCTAAACTACAACG GTGTTCCGGCTTCCCAACAGCTGGCGAGAAATGACCTCTCCCGTTTAAACAACTACAAGTCTCAGATAGAGGAGGCCACAACAGCTAAGAACATGGACCCTGCCGTCATTGCTGCAATAATCAGCCGGGAGTCACGGGCAGGAAACGCTCTGGACGCCAATGGATATGGAGACCATGGCAATGGCTTTGGCCTCATGCAG GTTGACATACGTTACCACACCATTGTCGGTGGACCATACAGCACAGAGCACATTAAACAAGGCACCCAGATTCTTATCGACACCATCAATTGTGTGAAAAACAAGCACTCTGACTGGACAGCTGAAATGGCTCTCAAGG GCGGCATCTCTGGATACAACGCGGGCTGTGGTAACGTGCAAACATACGCAGGCATGGATGTAGGCACAACGGGCGGGGACTATGCCAACGATGTTGTAGCAAGAGCCCAGTGGCTCAGAGGCCAGGGTTTTGGTCAAGGCACGTCAACTGCAG GTTCGTCTTGCACTGTTCGCCCTTACAGCAATACCAGGTTTGTGGGTGACCCGATTCACGTGGAAGATGGCTTCAGGGACTCCATGGACAAAATTAACACAGCGGCTACAGAATGCAATGTCAGG GTATACATAACACAGTCATGGCGGAAGGTTGGAGTGCCTATTACCGGAGCGATTGTCACACCGTCCAGCCGGAGCAACCATTTTGTCGGCCACGCCATCGACATGAACGTCCAGCGACCAGATGGAACACTCTGCAACAGCTCGTGCTTAAGAG GCCAAAGTGACAGTGATGCGACCTGCTTCATCGGTAAAGTCCAAGCCGCTGGCCTGACATGGGGTGGGGTGTGGAGCACACCAGACCCTGTCCACATCGACGATCGTCTGAACCTCAACACTGCGGTGTATGACACCATGGTAGACAGACTTCAGAGAGCATGTCAGCACATTCCAATGACCTAA
- the LOC136421112 gene encoding phospholipid phosphatase 1-like: MAACSAKCFGLVITCIVCFVLVSLPIAVDFFLGVWEPRRQGFFCGDESISLPYASDTVSNEALWGLKLGGAVLVALAEGYITKVKASLNFKVLKVVLRRGLKRSAIFVNSLVCAGMLLFIQMAEMSAVDVMKLSMGNLRPHFLAVCKVNASFTCTPGIYVTDDVCTGDADVIKEARKSFPSGHSGTAGCLAAYVALYLQYRVRNKSWVLPRLVVQVGLVFGCLYIMGSRVADHKHHLADVIGGAVIGAAFGAVGMWVTKDLTKTTGKRGARQDTDRRFSAGQESVNEQSAMSRM; this comes from the exons ATGGCAGCCTGCTCAGCGAAATGCTTCGGTTTAGTGATAACCTGTATCGTATGCTTCGTCTTGGTGTCACTTCCGATAGCCGTCGATTTCTTCCTGGGCGTTTGGGAACCCAGACGACAGGGTTTCTTCTGCGGGGACGAAAGCATTTCCCTGCCGTATGCCAGCGACACCGTCTCCAATGAGGCGCTGTGGGGATTGAAATTAGGAGGGGCTGTTCTCGTCGCTCTTGCGGAAGGTTACATTACAAAGGTAAAAGCAAGTTTAAACTTCAAGGTTTTAAAAGTAGTCCTC AGGAGGGGGCTGAAGCGGTCTGCCATTTTCGTGAACAGTTTAGTCTGTGCGGGGATGCTGCTTTTCATCCAGATGGCAGAAATGTCGGCGGTGGATGTCATGAAGCTGTCCATGGGAAACCTTCGTCCACACTTTTTGGCAGTGTGTAAG GTAAATGCTTCGTTCACCTGCACACCCGGTATCTACGTCACAGATGACGTCTGCACAGGTGatgctgacgtcatcaaggaAGCCAGGAAGTCCTTTCCATCCGGACACTCTGGAACAGCCGGCTGCCTGGCTGCTTACGTAGCGCTGTACCTGCAATATCGTGTCCGGAACAAGAGCTGGGTCCTGCCGAGGCTGGTGGTGCAAGTAGGGTTagtctttggctgtctgtacATCATGGGCAGTAGGGTGGCCGATCACAAGCACCACCTGGCGGATGTGATTGGAGGTGCAGTTATCGGAGCTGCATTTGGTGCTGTTGGGATGTGGGTGACCAAAGATCTTACCAAAACAACTGGCAAGAGAGGGGCTCGTCAGGACACTGATCGTCGCTTTTCAGCAGGACAGGAGAGTGTAAACGAACAATCAGCGATGTCCAGAATGTAA
- the LOC136420801 gene encoding death-associated protein 1-like: MSSVQEAELKGGHPPAVKAGGMRVARARHTSENKEEKKPDKKEEDEEFPEELPPKNDARVVVSGAVTKGDKDFSPQAAKVAHEKPQPTVDKRPPPKHNMPINQPRK, from the exons ATGTCATCTGTTCAAGAAGCAGAACTTAAGGGGGGCCATCCTCCTGCAG TGAAGGCAGGTGGGATGCGTGTAGCTCGAGCCCGCCACACTAGTGAAAACAAGGAAGAGAAGAAACCAGACAAGAAGGAGGAAGACGAGGAGTTTCCTGAAGAGCT CCCACCTAAGAACGATGCCCGAGTTGTAGTGTCTGGTGCTGTAACAAAG GGCGACAAGGATTTCTCTCCACAGGCGGCTAAAGTGGCCCACGAGAAACCCCAGCCGACCGTAGATAAACGACCACCACCGAAACACAACATGCCCATCAACCAACCCAGGAAGTAG
- the LOC136420799 gene encoding uncharacterized protein translates to MKALVPIYKSNSYTCDEVKTLAFTSHPTCYTESGDRFCKVFWTNKQALWDVFEADDFLGEDSASAIEQILMTGLQCLCDYGVADEIHQVVDATTEVWTKVLDFTTQLWREDPKEAIQSDCETKALQGDCDFYNCLERRHPCGLKGFASREGRLLCERLKKKKGLFNTQGQSWVTDFTKCLTRSLLPKYRDSSISCRHIHNFGYRAQDSCFIDTGVCDLVEDDQNEFALWYISDVIEDNRFQLELSTILCRCNKYEGGSRYKLKYSSEHGIHLKQKAPVVDQTSPADSQCTSQGGKCQDYSVRTCVAGYETGKCGGNALRRCCLQCDSSCESNHQTWSVGDSGCSNAGGQCKMDSNYCNGQYLTGLCGGPAERKCCVPG, encoded by the exons ATGAAGGCTCTCGTGCCCATATACAAGTCAAACTCCTACACCTGTGATGAAGTGAAGACTTTGGCCTTTACCTCTCACCCGACCTGCTACACAGAGAGTGGAGACAGGTTCTGCAAGGTCTtctggacaaacaaacaagcgcTGTGGGATGTGTTTGAAGCTGACGACTTTCTTGGAGAAGACAGCGCCTCGGCTATAGAACAA ATCCTGATGACCGGACTCCAGTGCTTGTGTGACTACGGGGTGGCAGATGAGATTCACCAGGTTGTGGACGCGACCACCGAAGTCTGGACCAAAGTCCTGGATTTTACCACTCAACTTTGGCGAGAGGATCCAAAAGAAG CAATCCAGTCTGACTGTGAGACCAAGGCTCTGCAGGGAGACTGTGACTTCTACAACTGTCTGGAGCGGCGCCACCCGTGTGGCTTAAAGGGGTTCGCATCACGGGAGGGCCGTCTGTTGTGCGAGAGACTCAAGAAGAAGAAAGGGCTGTTTAACACACAG GGTCAATCGTGGGTAACAGACTTCACCAAGTGCCTGACACGTTCGCTGCTGCCGAAATACAGAGACTCGTCAATCTCCTGCAGGCACATCCACAACTTCGGCTACCGGGCTCAGGACAGCTGTTTCATAGACACCGGGGTCTGTGACCTTGTGGAGGATGACCAG AACGAGTTTGCTCTCTGGTACATCTCCGATGTGATTGAGGACAACCGGTTCCAGCTAGAGCTGTCCACCATCTTGTGTCGCTGTAACAAGTACGAGGGAGGAAGTCGCTACAAACTCAAGTACAGCAGCGAGCATGGCATCCACTTAAAACAAAAAGCGCCAG TTGTGGACCAGACATCTCCTGCAGACTCCCAGTGCACCAGTCAGGGAGGGAAGTGTCAGGACTACTCTGTAAGGACGTGTGTCGCGGGGTACGAGACCGGCAAGTGTGGCGGCAACGCACTAAGGAGATGCTGCCTTCAGTGTGACTCTTCAT GTGAATCCAACCACCAGACATGGTCTGTAGGAGACAGCGGCTGTTCTAACGCGGGAGGTCAGTGTAAGATGGACAGTAACTACTGTAACGGCCAGTACCTGACTGGGCTGTGTGGAGGACCCGCTGAGAGGAAGTGTTGCGTACCAG GCTAA
- the LOC136420798 gene encoding pre-mRNA-splicing factor CWC25 homolog, producing MGGGDLNLKKSWHPQTLRNIERVWKAEQKHEDERRKIEQLQNELKEEKAREDMRMFAEEQGAVRKKDDRLNWMYQGQPEVNRDDYLLGKPIDKAIQEVTVGKAEDPGLADNVPGASFSQSNVNSAVDMAAKIREDPLFAIKQREQQSKKELLNNPVKMKQLQQMLKVTLDKKDKKKKKKDKKKKHKKLKRSSSSDSDEGAGSRNGRDVNGHAASKARRSRSRSMSPPAVRVKHRSRVRRSRSLSQSPQKSGIKHKASFQSFSSKERRRSRTPSPSRSRVRRRSRTPSPRSKVVSRHRNSRSRSPHSKSRRHPSRSPVRSRSPARRRSRSPVRRKSRSPVRRKSRSPVRRKSRSPVRRSPQRKRSLSRSASPPKRNGPSIRKKETAKRKLDPEELERRRREMMQDAKTRDDERWQRVQKYKEDAAKEKEEDDKFRGKERAFHGLLTHTAATVEDRIKRKVHSLQRTEASKEKFFHR from the exons ATGGGAGGCGGAGACTTG AACCTGAAGAAAAGCTGGCACCCTCAGACCCTACGGAACATCGAACGTGTCTGGAAGGCCGAACAAAAACACGAAGATGAACGCCGCAAAATCGAGCAACTCCAGAATGAACTCAAGGAGGAGAAAGCGCGGGAGGACATGCGAATGTTTGCTGAGGAGCAAGGGGCCGTTAG GAAAAAAGATGATCGTTTGAACTGGATGTACCAAGGTCAGCCTGAGGTGAACCGCGATGACTACCTTCTGGGGAAGCCTATCGACAAGGCTATCCAGGAAGTCACGGTCGGGAAGGCTGAGGATCCCGGTCTTGCCGACAACGTTCCCGGCGCATCCTTCAGCCAATCAAATGTCAACTCGGCGGTGGATATGGCGGCTAAGATTCGTGAAGATCCACTGTTTGCTATCAA GCAACGTGAGCAGCAAAGCAAGAAGGAACTCCTGAACAACCCTGTCAAGATGAAGCAGCTTCAGCAAATG CTGAAGGTGACTTTGGACAAGaaagataagaagaagaagaagaaagacaagaagaagaagcacaAGAAGCTTAAGCGGTCCAGCAGTAGTGACAGTGATGAGGGGGCAGGGAGCAGAAATGGGAGAGATGTCAACGGACATGCAGCCAGCAAAGCACGCAGGTCCAGGTCAAGGAGCATGTCACCTCCAGCAGTTAGGGTCAAACACAGGTCAAGGGTTAGGAGGTCAAGAAGTCTTTCCCAGTCTCCGCAAAAGTCAGGTATCAAACACAAGGCCAGTTTTCAGTCATTCTCCTCAAAGGAGCGAAGGAGATCTCGGACTCCCTCTCCCTCAAGGTCAAGGGTCAGGAGAAGGTCAAGAACCCCATCTCCAAGGTCAAAAGTTGTTAGTAGACACAGAAACAGCAGAAGCAGGTCTCCTCACAGTAAAAGTAGACGGCATCCATCTAGGTCACCGGTGAGGTCAAGGTCACCTGCCAGAAGGAGGTCAAGGTCACCTGTAAGAAGAAAGTCAAGGTCACCTGTAAGAAGAAAGTCAAGGTCACCCGTCAGGAGGAAGTCACGATCACCAGTAAGGAGATCTCCACAGAGAAAGAGGTCCCTGTCAAGGAGTGCGTCGCCACCAAAAAGAAATGGACCTTCCATCAGGAAAAAAGAAACTGCCAAGAG GAAGCTGGACCCAGAAGAACTGGAGCGGCGGCGGCGGGAAATGATGCAGGACGCCAAGACTCGAGACGACGAACGCTGGCAGCGCGTACAGAAATACAAGGAGGATGCAGCGAAGGAGAAGGAAGAGGATGACAAATTCCGGGGGAAAGAGAGAGCTTTCCA TGGCTTGCTTACCCACACTGCTGCTACAGTAGAGGACAGGATCAAGAGGAAGGTCCACTCACTGCAGAGGACTGAAGCTTCCAAGGAAAAGTTCTTCCACCGATGA